The following coding sequences lie in one Rutidosis leptorrhynchoides isolate AG116_Rl617_1_P2 chromosome 6, CSIRO_AGI_Rlap_v1, whole genome shotgun sequence genomic window:
- the LOC139853604 gene encoding nuclear pore complex protein NUP98A-like, whose product MGVDLGFGEDEDEGDKKRRENVGLKKLLEGGANASSRVFGSPPVFGVAIQLPITLKPVFGGPYSKRSGFDSEQSRFGALERGSRVADQKAAVDPSSVEKLVSICAMPAYEGKSHEELRWEHYKSTGKGMLDFFKILYATLAFLSSRCRNMGGLGRLGGFGLRSSAVPSTSSPVTNFSKGPNSISTTPVKPNPFSNKLSLVPTDTPTWKFPGPTQTATWKYPGPTSSGEKLVSISALPAYVAKSQEELRWEDYKSNRKGGFGLRSSAAPTISSTPMKPNPFGTLPTNTSTRKSPGPKKTVTWKNPISTFSTYQPLDFSSSANTLTPIDQSSNSMVTASVNSVSVSPSPLFSIPSINPCVSPMHQLTTTTFPIPKSASLTSGQPSTPSACCSTHVNQPANSVLVDDHKSCGLGSPFNQPTAAFTPGASSSHNFNGKITEKNYDSQLPFGTLPPKPHIFFEGSKSKQLIQYGISSMTVKDEPTSVRNPMLTARHLSRRIKLPVQKYDPKLNGPKTPFFSETREIPPADVFVPRENPRELVVFREMMWPPRSITKNIQKEDSSDSSIYKEDGKDDPIKDQESATVLDAPSKLQQLDYYTQPQVSELEANERAEPGFCSHVKDFVIGRHGYGSIKFLGETDVRKLNLETIIQFNYREVIVYMDESMKPPVGEGLNKLAEITLLNINCIDKRTGVKYEDGLKVDRYTDMLKKKAVAKGVEFMSYDAVRGEWKFRVKHF is encoded by the exons ATGGGTGTTGATCTTGGGTTtggtgaagatgaagatgaaggagATAAAAAGAGAAGGGAAAAT GTTGGTTTGAAGAAGTTACTTGAAGGAG GTGCGAATGCAAGCAGTAGGGTTTTCGGGAGTCCACCGGTTTTTGGGGTAGCGATTCAACTTCCAATTACTCTTAAACCTGTGTTTGGTG GACCTTATAGCAAAAGATCAGGATTTGATTCTGAACAGTCGCGTTTTGGTGCCCTAGAAAGAGGAAGCAGAGTTGCAGATCAAAAAGCTGCCGTGGACCCATCTAGTGTAGAGAAACTTGTTTCGATTTGTGCCATGCCTGCTTATGAAGGTAAAAGCCATGAAGAATTAAGGTGGGAGCATTACAAGTCCACTGGAAAAGGTATGCTTGATTTCTTTAAGATTCTGTATGCAACTTTAGCTTTCCTATCTAGTAGATGTCGTAATATGGGTGGGTTGGGCAGACTGG GTGGATTTGGCTTAAGATCATcagcagtaccatcaacatcatcaCCAGTTACAAATTTTTCCAAGGGACCCAATTCAATCTCTACTACACCAGTAAAACCTAACCCATTCAGTAATAAATTATCGTTGGTACCCACAGACACACCTACCTGGAAGTTTCCTGGTCCCACACAGACTGCCACCTGGAAGTATCCTGGCCCTACATCTAGTGGAGAGAAACTTGTTTCGATATCTGCCTTGCCCGCTTATGTAGCTAAAAGCCAGGAAGAATTAAGGTGGGAGGATTACAAGTCTAACAGAAAAG GTGGATTTGGCTTACGATCATCAGCAGCACCAACAATCTCTTCTACACCAATGAAACCTAACCCGTTTGGTACGCTACCCACAAACACGTCTACCCGAAAGTCCCCTGGTCCCAAAAAAACCGTCACTTGGAAGAATCCTATATCTACCTTCTCTACTTATCAGCCACTTGACTTTTCATCTTCTGCAAACACTTTGACCCCAATAGACCAATCATCTAACTCTATGGTGACTGCATCTGTCAATTCTGTCTCGGTTTCACCTTCACCTTTATTTAGTATCCCCTCTATAAACCCTTGTGTATCACCAATGCATCAGTTGACTACCACAACTTTTCCTATTCCCAAATCTGCATCATTGACTTCTGGTCAACCTAGCACACCATCTGCTTGCTGCTCAACTCATGTAAACCAACCTGCTAACTCTGTTTTGGTTGATGATCATAAGTCCTGTGGATTGGGTTCACCTTTCAATCAACCAACAGCAGCATTTACACCTGGTGCTTCTTCAAGTCACAATTTTAATGGGAAAATAACAGAAAAAAATTATGATTCTCAACT TCCATTTGGAACGCTACCTCCAAAACCTCATATATTTTTTGAAGGTTCTAAATCAAAACAGCTCATTCAGTATGGAATATCCAGCATGACT GTCAAGGACGAACCAACATCAGTTAGAAATCCCATGTTGACTGCTAGGCATCTTTCTAGACGAATCAAGCTACCAGTTCAGAAGTATGACCCAAAACTAAATGGTCCAAAG ACACCATTTTTTAGTGAAACTAGGGAGATACCACCTGCTGATGTATTTGTTCCAAGAGAGAATCCAAGGGAGTTGGTTGTCTTTCGTGAAATGATGTGGCCACCTAGGTCTATTACTAAAAACATACAAAAAGAGGATTCTTCAGATAGCAGCATTTATAAGGAGGATGGAAAAG ATGATCCGATTAAAGATCAAGAATCTGCTACTGTTCTTGATGCTCCATCAAAACTTCAGCAACTCGACTACTACACGCAACCTCAAGTTTCAGAGCTGGAAGCAAACGAAAGAGCCGAGCCAGGATTTTGCAGTCATGTGAAGGACTTTGTAATTGGACGTCATGGTTATGGGAGTATCAAGTTCTTAGGGGAGACAGATGTCAGAAAGCTCAATCTTGAAACAATCATTCAATTTAACTACCGAGAAGTAATTGTGTATATGGACGAGAGCATGAAACCTCCAGTTGGTGAAGGACTTAATAAACTAGCCGAGATAACACTTCTTAACATTAATTGCATTGACAAAAGAACTGGAGTGAAGTATGAAGATGGGTTGAAGGTCGATAGATATACAGATATGCTAAAGAAGAAGGCGGTTGCAAAAGGTGTTGAGTTTATGTCGTATGATGCGGTTCGAGGTGAATGGAAATTTAGAGTCAAACACTTTTGA